From Hymenobacter volaticus, the proteins below share one genomic window:
- a CDS encoding gliding motility-associated C-terminal domain-containing protein translates to MRDSDRQSFYVSTTVTIDPALLQNHSPVLRYPAIDNAVIAQVFQHNPAAYDADGDSLAYALVNSQQGGVLDVITNCTPVFGTVPGYVKPNGIGTGLQVPFSGPPVGKPLDRAIFQIDSLSGQVVWNAPAVAGEYNFAIAVKEYRRILVSGRRLYRQISTVIRDIQITVRANDNKLPELTIPDDICVVAGTTLVGNVRATDPDGNRIRLGASSGILPPATFTQSSFGPPTATGTFRWTPDCNNIAAAPTLVVFSAVDEPDGMNTVPLTDIRTWRITVIGPAPQNLRATAIAGPNNTRNTRLTWNSYICRKPGARVLIYRRENSNGADFGECVTGIPASSGYVQIAALTYPNTTDIVDYTDTNGGQGLERGKTYCYRIYVAFPLPAGGASLASQEACVEFPGRALLMRNVTVDRTATSAGQITVRWTKPRSTPAFADPQQFRVLRAQGQGANLTFAPVGALINVAANTNDTTYVDKDPVLDTQNRSYTYKVEFLSQGVVTETATAASSVRLEGTATPAVSTMDLNTIDVRWTYTVPWDNTRQPTVIYRRGPDPSGPFVRIGTATSTATGGSYRDQGTATQRLIKGQTYCYYVETTGTYNNPDKLPSGLINLSQQQCIAVRNVPCAPVLRLQQPNCDSLASRLFDLPATPLSGPVYTNQLSWQLSNTPADCSREIISYKIYYAATTEDSLTVLDTVPATQTSYEHRNLSSEAACYAVQAVDSSGTLSALSNRACKADCQLFLLPNIFTPNGDGKNDTFRPKVFTPIRRTHFTVFNRWGVKIYESSADPLINWRGGGSRSEGGTSPFVVEGVYYYQAEVEFSDVSSTKRTYKGWVQITR, encoded by the coding sequence ATGAGAGACTCTGACAGACAATCATTCTACGTTTCCACCACGGTTACTATTGATCCGGCTTTACTACAAAATCACTCCCCAGTACTCCGATATCCGGCTATCGATAACGCAGTAATTGCGCAGGTTTTTCAGCATAATCCTGCCGCATATGACGCTGACGGAGACTCTCTAGCGTATGCGCTCGTGAACAGCCAACAAGGCGGGGTGCTAGATGTCATAACTAATTGCACGCCCGTATTTGGTACGGTACCGGGCTATGTGAAGCCCAACGGGATTGGCACTGGCTTACAAGTACCATTTAGCGGCCCACCGGTGGGCAAACCCCTGGATCGCGCCATTTTTCAAATCGATTCTCTGTCGGGCCAAGTGGTCTGGAATGCGCCAGCGGTTGCAGGCGAATACAACTTTGCGATTGCAGTAAAGGAATACCGCCGAATACTCGTGTCCGGCCGCCGTTTGTACCGTCAGATTTCCACTGTAATTCGGGATATCCAAATCACAGTCCGGGCAAACGACAATAAGCTTCCAGAGCTGACAATCCCAGACGACATATGCGTAGTGGCCGGTACGACCTTGGTAGGAAATGTGCGGGCTACTGACCCCGACGGCAACCGCATCCGCTTGGGTGCGAGCAGCGGGATTCTGCCTCCGGCTACTTTCACGCAATCTTCGTTTGGCCCTCCTACCGCAACAGGCACTTTCCGTTGGACGCCCGATTGTAATAACATTGCTGCCGCCCCCACTTTAGTAGTGTTCAGCGCCGTCGACGAGCCTGATGGCATGAATACGGTTCCCTTGACCGACATCCGCACTTGGCGGATTACGGTAATAGGGCCGGCGCCACAGAACCTGCGCGCCACCGCCATTGCTGGCCCCAACAATACGCGCAACACCCGCTTGACGTGGAACAGCTATATCTGCCGCAAACCCGGGGCACGGGTGCTGATCTACCGGCGCGAGAATTCCAATGGTGCTGACTTCGGCGAATGCGTAACGGGCATCCCTGCCTCCTCGGGCTACGTGCAAATTGCTGCTCTCACCTACCCCAACACCACCGACATTGTCGACTACACCGACACCAACGGCGGACAAGGCCTGGAGCGGGGCAAGACCTACTGCTACCGCATCTACGTGGCTTTCCCGCTGCCCGCCGGGGGCGCTAGCCTGGCCTCACAGGAAGCGTGCGTGGAGTTCCCGGGCCGGGCCCTGCTCATGCGCAACGTGACGGTGGACCGTACGGCCACCAGTGCCGGCCAGATCACCGTGCGCTGGACCAAGCCCCGCAGCACGCCCGCCTTTGCCGACCCGCAGCAGTTTCGCGTGCTGCGCGCCCAAGGCCAGGGGGCCAACTTGACCTTTGCGCCGGTGGGCGCGCTGATCAACGTGGCCGCCAATACGAATGACACGACGTACGTGGATAAAGACCCTGTGCTGGACACGCAGAACCGCTCGTATACCTATAAAGTAGAGTTCCTGAGTCAGGGCGTGGTCACGGAAACGGCGACAGCCGCCTCGAGTGTGCGCCTGGAGGGGACGGCTACGCCTGCTGTATCAACTATGGACCTGAACACGATTGACGTGCGCTGGACCTATACCGTACCTTGGGACAACACGCGCCAGCCCACGGTCATCTACCGCCGAGGCCCGGACCCGAGCGGGCCGTTTGTGCGCATCGGCACGGCCACGAGCACAGCCACGGGCGGCAGCTACCGCGACCAAGGCACGGCTACGCAGCGCTTGATCAAAGGCCAGACTTATTGCTACTACGTCGAAACGACCGGCACCTACAACAATCCCGACAAGCTGCCGAGTGGGCTGATAAACCTAAGCCAGCAGCAGTGCATTGCCGTGCGCAACGTGCCGTGCGCGCCAGTGCTGCGCCTGCAGCAGCCCAACTGCGACAGCCTAGCCAGCCGTCTGTTCGATTTGCCTGCCACGCCCCTTAGCGGGCCGGTCTATACCAACCAACTGAGCTGGCAACTGAGCAATACTCCTGCTGACTGCAGCCGAGAAATTATTTCCTACAAGATTTACTACGCTGCTACAACTGAAGATTCCTTAACAGTTCTAGACACAGTACCCGCTACGCAAACCAGTTATGAGCACCGCAACCTCTCCTCGGAAGCAGCCTGCTACGCCGTGCAGGCCGTCGATTCGAGTGGCACGCTCAGCGCGCTCAGCAACCGCGCCTGCAAAGCCGACTGCCAGCTCTTCTTGCTGCCTAACATCTTTACTCCCAATGGCGACGGTAAGAATGACACGTTCCGGCCCAAGGTCTTCACTCCGATCCGGCGCACCCACTTCACCGTCTTCAACCGCTGGGGGGTCAAGATCTACGAGAGCAGCGCTGACCCCCTCATTAACTGGCGTGGGGGTGGCAGCCGCAGTGAGGGTGGCACGTCACCATTTGTAGTCGAGGGGGTCTATTACTATCAGGCCGAGGTCGAGTTTAGCGACGTCTCCAGCACCAAGCGCACCTACAAAGGATGGGTGCAAATCACTCGCTAG
- a CDS encoding DUF4974 domain-containing protein, whose product MLNRICLVVALFFWLADQPALTQGRPGSVLDRKVTVVFNRAPLESVLRTLRRQYGVRISYSNTALNLQQPVTLNVQNQSLRTVLNTVLADKNIGYELVGDQVVLHPVRKEKPQPTPTPTSSAGKTTSNDSGTSPGRSVRRLLPRLQTLLQQVGKLLPQRPRSGLRLSQPQVKQLRLRQQEQLVPAVAQQLVRRQ is encoded by the coding sequence ATGCTAAACCGCATATGCTTGGTCGTAGCCTTATTTTTTTGGTTGGCTGATCAACCGGCCCTCACCCAAGGGCGGCCAGGCTCGGTGCTTGACCGCAAAGTAACCGTCGTGTTCAATCGAGCCCCGCTCGAGTCGGTGCTGCGTACGTTGAGGCGGCAATACGGAGTGCGGATTTCGTACAGCAATACTGCTCTCAATCTGCAGCAGCCCGTGACGCTGAACGTGCAAAACCAATCCTTACGGACGGTCTTAAACACAGTTCTGGCAGATAAAAACATTGGCTATGAGCTAGTAGGTGACCAAGTAGTACTGCATCCGGTCCGCAAAGAGAAACCACAACCCACTCCTACCCCTACTTCTTCCGCCGGCAAAACTACCAGTAATGACTCAGGTACTTCCCCAGGCCGGTCGGTTCGGCGGCTACTGCCTCGGCTACAAACTCTACTGCAGCAGGTGGGAAAGTTGCTGCCACAACGCCCTCGAAGCGGGCTGCGACTAAGCCAGCCTCAGGTAAAGCAACTACGCCTAAGGCAACAGGAGCAGCTAGTTCCGGCCGTGGCCCAACAACTAGTGCGCAGACAGTAA
- a CDS encoding FecR domain-containing protein has product MPDLYSDAEQAPWELLAKHLAGEATASEQQELHAWVTAAPARLPLLTDATRAWERGGTVAEVFTEADVEPAWQRFRVAADLEPPQAELPSVPVASEGRVVSLWPAMQPLLRVAAAVLLLVGVWTLLRPLLNRPAEMITVAAGAQRRQVSLPDGSQVWVNRNSTLRYAAEFNESAREVQLQGEAFFEVKKVNGQPFTVLTPDTRTRVLGTSFNVRAYTTEDSVEVSVVTGRVAFSPLQRLSAATDSVLLTPGLRGVIRRAIPAAAVQKPIVDPNFRAWQRDELVFDNQTLSQVTQTLSRYYNVPVTLADSSLSQCRFTGTFVRTDLAQALRVVSLSTNLSVAKSGTGYAFSGPGCQ; this is encoded by the coding sequence ATGCCTGACTTGTATTCCGACGCAGAGCAAGCTCCTTGGGAGTTGCTAGCCAAACACTTGGCAGGCGAAGCTACGGCGTCGGAGCAACAAGAATTGCATGCTTGGGTTACGGCCGCTCCTGCTCGTTTGCCACTCCTCACCGATGCTACGAGGGCCTGGGAACGAGGCGGCACGGTTGCCGAGGTTTTCACGGAAGCCGATGTTGAACCAGCCTGGCAGCGCTTTCGTGTTGCCGCCGACTTAGAGCCCCCGCAGGCTGAATTACCGTCCGTACCAGTGGCGTCAGAGGGCCGTGTAGTGTCGTTGTGGCCCGCTATGCAACCTTTGCTGCGGGTAGCCGCGGCGGTGTTGTTGCTTGTGGGTGTGTGGACGTTGCTTCGCCCGCTGCTTAACCGGCCGGCAGAGATGATAACGGTGGCAGCCGGTGCGCAACGCCGGCAGGTGTCCCTGCCCGATGGCAGCCAAGTGTGGGTGAACCGGAACTCTACCCTGCGTTACGCCGCCGAGTTCAATGAGTCAGCCCGAGAGGTGCAGCTGCAAGGCGAAGCTTTTTTTGAAGTGAAAAAAGTTAACGGCCAGCCTTTCACGGTGCTCACCCCGGACACTCGGACTCGGGTGCTGGGTACTTCGTTCAATGTGCGGGCCTACACTACAGAAGATTCGGTGGAAGTATCGGTCGTGACTGGGCGTGTGGCTTTCAGCCCGCTGCAACGGCTGTCCGCCGCCACCGATTCGGTATTGCTTACGCCGGGCTTACGCGGGGTAATTCGGCGGGCCATTCCGGCGGCGGCCGTGCAAAAGCCCATCGTGGACCCGAATTTCCGGGCTTGGCAGCGCGATGAACTGGTGTTTGACAACCAAACTCTAAGCCAGGTAACGCAAACCCTAAGCCGCTACTACAACGTGCCCGTAACGCTAGCGGACTCTAGCTTAAGTCAGTGCCGCTTTACGGGTACTTTTGTGCGCACCGATCTGGCTCAAGCCTTGCGTGTGGTAAGCCTTTCCACCAATCTATCCGTGGCCAAGTCTGGCACGGGCTATGCCTTCAGCGGACCGGGCTGCCAGTAG
- a CDS encoding RNA polymerase sigma-70 factor: MLTAIDAAATLELRLAELQRTNPEVFMETLFKAFYRSLGNVVFQVVQDRDVAEDLVQDVLLNVWKNRDTLHITGTYKAYLHRAAMNAALRYAERQKRQVSLEQANTPDFGTDSTAEQMDGQEAEQAVAAALAALPPQCRAVFLLSRQEGLSYQQIADTLEVAPKTVENQMGKALRLLRQHLKGFFSGALLLLLGLL, encoded by the coding sequence ATGCTTACCGCTATTGATGCTGCTGCTACCCTTGAACTTCGCTTGGCGGAGTTGCAGCGCACCAATCCGGAGGTATTTATGGAAACATTGTTCAAGGCATTTTACCGGTCGTTGGGCAACGTGGTATTTCAGGTGGTACAGGACCGCGACGTAGCTGAAGATCTTGTGCAGGACGTATTGCTAAACGTGTGGAAGAACCGGGATACGCTCCACATCACAGGCACCTACAAAGCCTATCTGCATCGAGCGGCCATGAACGCGGCCCTGCGCTATGCTGAGCGCCAAAAGCGCCAGGTGAGTCTCGAACAAGCCAATACTCCAGACTTCGGTACTGACAGCACCGCCGAGCAAATGGATGGTCAAGAAGCCGAGCAGGCCGTAGCCGCGGCTTTGGCAGCATTGCCGCCCCAGTGCCGGGCCGTGTTCCTGCTGAGCCGGCAAGAAGGATTGAGTTATCAGCAAATAGCCGACACCTTGGAGGTGGCTCCAAAAACAGTCGAAAACCAAATGGGCAAGGCACTACGCCTGTTGCGCCAGCACCTGAAAGGCTTTTTCTCGGGGGCGCTTTTGCTGTTACTTGGCCTGTTGTAA
- a CDS encoding head GIN domain-containing protein, whose product MKTNWLLFPLLAVLALTSCDNEHNIIGPRVRGTGPTESEIRTLDNFNRVDLKMDAEVILTQGSPQQVRVEAQRNVLDVLETELNGDELQLEFGRVNVRDHDPIKIYITVPNLTEVQLSGSGKIRSSTPWSASTCEVKVSGSGSVAMDFTQATSLRTNVSGSGEAQVKGISQSHNINISGSGQVKATDLSTQDTYVAITGSGRSYVRAERTLSAEISGSGSVYYKGSPTINTRITGSGRVLADK is encoded by the coding sequence ATGAAAACTAACTGGCTCCTATTTCCTCTTTTGGCGGTGCTAGCCCTCACCTCTTGCGACAACGAGCATAACATTATCGGACCCCGTGTGCGCGGCACCGGACCCACCGAATCGGAAATCCGAACGCTAGACAACTTCAACCGCGTGGATCTTAAGATGGACGCTGAGGTTATCTTGACCCAAGGTAGCCCGCAGCAAGTGCGTGTGGAAGCGCAGCGCAACGTGCTCGATGTGCTGGAAACCGAACTTAATGGAGACGAGCTGCAACTCGAATTTGGCCGGGTAAATGTCCGCGACCATGACCCCATCAAGATCTACATCACCGTGCCCAACCTTACGGAAGTACAGCTTTCAGGCTCAGGCAAAATCCGCAGCAGTACGCCTTGGTCGGCGAGCACTTGCGAAGTGAAAGTCTCGGGCTCGGGCAGCGTGGCCATGGACTTCACGCAAGCTACCAGTTTGCGCACCAATGTATCGGGCTCGGGCGAAGCGCAGGTGAAAGGCATTTCGCAAAGCCATAACATCAATATCAGCGGCTCGGGGCAAGTGAAAGCCACTGACTTAAGCACCCAGGATACCTACGTGGCCATTACGGGTTCGGGCCGGAGCTACGTGCGAGCTGAGCGGACCCTGAGCGCCGAAATCAGTGGTAGCGGATCAGTGTACTACAAGGGCAGCCCGACCATCAACACTCGCATTACAGGTTCGGGGCGGGTGCTGGCCGACAAGTGA